The Glandiceps talaboti chromosome 19, keGlaTala1.1, whole genome shotgun sequence genome contains a region encoding:
- the LOC144450220 gene encoding uncharacterized protein LOC144450220 produces the protein MHWSEKEMIQVCEDITVLTNLHKLTLSNNNIGDESVESLSRVMEYMGSLHYLDLSHNNIGDQGVESLSGGMKYMGSLTYLNLSHNKIGDQGVESLSRGDLSCLKGINTLDLSYNSIGARGIQTLLNDIHDDNILSKVDVSHNWSGLNRIMPHIKNQMRQFPSIPDYQKDNLKLCEFQSLFKSLDDVTVLDISTNMHWSEKEIIEVCKDITVLNNLHKLTLSNNNIGDKGVVSLSREMKYMDSLTHLDLSHNNIGHQCVQNLSSRMMYMGSLTYLDLSHNNIGHHGVESLSRGMKYMGSLTYFDLSHNNIGHQGVESLSRGMMYMDSVTHLDLSHNNVGDRGMARLCLRMKYIGRLSYLNLSHNNIGDACVKMLAPTLSEIRSLTHFDASYNNITDSSIEMLLNIIERRHAREDLKVLKFVDLRQEFITDHEIAQKVEVLYHSSTLPKSSVGKQMRKKPGYSQQTSTVESTAGPSSLFGPKSIKKEVHSPTEYQ, from the coding sequence ATGCATTGGTCAGAAAAAGAAATGATACAAGTATGTGAAGACATTACTGTActgactaatttacataaacttaCACTCAGTAACAACAACATAGGGGACGAAAGTGTAGAGAGTTTGAGTAGAGTGATGGAGTACATGGGTAGTCTGCATTATCTTGACCTCAGTCATAATAACATAGGTGACCAAGGTGTAGAGAGTTTGAGTGGTGGGATGAAGTACATGGGTAGTCTGACTTATCTTAACCTCAGTCATAATAAAATAGGTGACCAAGGTGTGGAGAGTTTGAGTAGAGGTGACTTATCTTGTCTGAAAGGCATCAACACACTTGATTTGAGTTATAACTCTATTGGTGCTAGGGGAATACAGACCTTATTGAATGACATTCATGATGATAACATCCTAAGTAAAGTTGATGTTAGTCACAATTGGTCTGGCCTTAATAGGATTATGCCTCACATTAAAAACCAGATGCGACAATTCCCTAGTATTCCAGATTACCAGAAAGATAATCTGAAACTGTGTGAGTTTCAATCATTATTTAAGAGCCttgatgatgtcactgtttTAGATATCTCTACTAATATGCATTGGTCAGAAAAAGAAATTATTGAAGTATGTAAAGACATTACTGTactgaataatttacataaacttaCACTCAGTAACAACAACATAGGGGACAAAGGTGTAGTGAGTTTGAGTAGAGAGATGAAATACATGGATAGTCTGACTCATCTTGACCTCAGTCATAATAATATAGGACACCAATGTGTACAGAATTTGAGTAGCAGGATGATGTACATGGGTAGTCTGACTTATCTTGACCTCAGTCATAATAACATAGGACACCATGGTGTAGAGAGTTTGAGTAGAGGGATGAAGTACATGGGTAGTCTGACTTATTTTGACCTCAGTCATAATAACATAGGACACCAAGGTGTAGAGAGTTTGAGTAGAGGGATGATGTACATGGATAGTGTGACTCATCTTGACCTCAGTCATAATAACGTAGGAGACCGAGGGATGGCGCGTTTGTGTTTACGGATGAAATACATTGGTAGACTGAGTTATCTTAACCTCAGTCATAATAACATAGGAGATGCCTGTGTTAAAATGTTAGCCCCCACTTTAAGTGAAATAAGGAGTCTGACACATTTTGATGCAAGTTACAACAACATAACTGATTCTAGCATAGAAATGTTATTGAATATAATTGAAAGAAGACATGCTAGAGAGGATCTCAAAGTTCTTAAGTTTGTTGACTTGAGACAAGAATTTATTACAGACCATGAAATAGCACAGAAGGTAGAGGTATTGTACCATAGTTCAACATTACCAAAGAGTAGTGTAGGTAAACAGATGAGAAAGAAGCCAGGGTATTCACAACAAACGTCCACTGTTGAAAGTACAGCAGGTCCATCATCCCTGTTTGGACCAAAAAGCATTAAGAAGGAAGTGCATTCACCCACAGAATACCAATGA